A region from the Gossypium hirsutum isolate 1008001.06 chromosome A08, Gossypium_hirsutum_v2.1, whole genome shotgun sequence genome encodes:
- the LOC107926944 gene encoding uncharacterized mitochondrial protein AtMg00810-like, with amino-acid sequence MPEKADTTDDAKHGVTSNEFGAIGTIDVEKLGFQTSINKATLYLKKGMNIDLLNVSLYVDDLLVIGSNDEAFSEFKLSMQKEFDMSDLGLMSYFLRIEINQKKAGIFISRQKYTLDVLRKFKLEFCKGVDSPLPLNLKLSKNDGEKRCDPFIYRSIVGSLLDSNTT; translated from the exons ATGCCTGAAAAGGCTGATACAACTGATGATGCTAAACATGGTGTGACTAGTAATGAATTTGGTGCAATTGGTACAATTGATGTTGAG aagttgggCTTTCAAACAAGCATTAATAAAGCTACTTTGTATCTTAAGAAAGGTATGAATATTGACTTGCTTAATGTTtctctttatgttgatgatttgttGGTAATAGGAAGCAATGATGAAGCTTTCTCAGAATTTAAATTGAGTATGCAAAAAGAATTTGATATGTCAGATCTTGGCTTGATGAGTTATTTTCTTAGGATAGAAATTAATCAAAAGAAGGCTGGTATATTCATTTCACGACAGAAGTATACTTTAGATGTTCTAAGAAAATTTAAGCTGGAATTTTGCAAAGGAGTTGACTCTCCATTGCCTCTAAACTTGAAGTTGTCAAAAAATGATGGTGAGAAACGCTGTGATCCTTTTATTTATAGAAGTATAGTTGGAAGCTTACTTGATAGCAACACAACCTGA